From the genome of Leishmania major strain Friedlin complete genome, chromosome 35:
CCATCTTCCCGCCACCAAAGCGTATCCTTCGAGACAGCATGTCCTCCACCAACCCATTTGCGCTCTTTCACGTCCTGGGACTTCACGATGACGAGGGGTCTGCCGCGTCGGAGCGCAAGCTGGACTCCGAAAGCACGGGCATCCGCAATCGGTTTCACAATTTCATCATCACCAAGTACATTGCCCACGCCACGCGTGGCGTCAtgacgccggtgccgctgcccccctccctcggcggcgtcgttggCTCTACCCGCAACATTCCCATCGTGCAGTTTAACAACGCCAACGCGTCCCAGAACGGCGGCGCTAGGCCGGTGCATCaggacggcaacggcagcgacaccgccAGCGCGACGGTTGGGGCACCGAACACTTGCCcggcagctggcggcggcggcagcggtgcggcgtcgccggtgttaccgctgccgcagggcATCACTCCCGCGCTCATCCGGGTCCTCGAGTACATGGTGAACCTCACGAACAACGCCAATCGCGAGTTGATTCTGAAGACTGTCTTCCACTACAAATCCCATATTTGGCACTTCATCGAGGGCGTGTGCGACACCTTGTGCGGCGAAAACGGGGCCGGTGCACGGTGCCAGATCGGGTTAGATGTgctgtgcggctgcgtgcgCTTTCTCAAGGTTGTCGTGACGCAGATGACGGTGATCACGGCAGAGGTGGATGAGAATCCGCTGTCGTCGTACGCGTCGTCACGTGAGCCGTTGTCGCCGCAACTCGTCACCACGATTTGCCGCCAACTCACTGTGGAGAGGGACACCTTTGGCTACTTCCTGAAAGCATACAACGAGCTCGGTGGGCGACGCCGCGACTCCGTCTTCCACTCGAGCCTGCTATCAGTGCTTGACATTATAGGCAAATGCTCCGTGCACGAGCCGGAGGACAGCACCACGAACAACCTACGCGATGTTCGCGACTACCTCTTTTTCAAGCATTTCACACGACTTCCGGAGGTATTCGCCTGCCGTTACCGCGAAGCCCTCCTGAGCGAAGTGACCGTGCGCCTTGGCCAGGAGGCGACGCACTCGCCAAACGACAGCGTCTCTGTGCTGAGCAGCACTGCAGGCAGTGAGCTGACCCGCTGCTCTAGCAAGCTTCGCTTCGTCGACGAGGTGGATGCAGTATCAGGCGGTGTGGATGGCACGGTGGTGCCCAGCAGTGTCGTGAGCCCTGCCATTATGGTGAGCATGGCGAACGCGGAAGAAAagcagcgtcggcgccacggccgctCGTCGATGGAGCAATGGAATGCAACGGCTAACATTGCTATGGGCTCACCATTGCAAGTGCGTTCGGTGGCTTCCTTGGGCTTGGCGGATGACCATGGTACGCGGGCTTctccctcgtcctcgccacCGAGCCGCAAGAGCTCACCGTTGACGATCAGCATCACCCGCCCAGGTAGTGgtagcaacagcagcagtggcagcgcagGTAGCTCCCGCACACCAGCTGGTGATCTGCTCAAGGTAAATGCCGCTCAGCACAATGGCTCTTCCGTGAATGGCGACGGGCCGCTTGCTCAGGCCAGTCCCCCCAGCACAGTGGTGCCGACCACCCGTAAAGCCGacacggtgctgcggccgACCGCGCCGAAGGAAGAAaagccgccggcgcgcccACGCAACTTCGCGAGCGTCCTCGAAAACCCCTCGCGCACCAACGCCGCGGCTTCTGGCGAGCAAGGTCGCAAGAGTCGGAGCATGCCAAACGCCACTGCCAAGCacgcgcctccctctccggaGGAAGTGTTGTTGAGCAGAACTGGACAGAGTTCCGTGCCGCAGAGTGTGGAGCACGCCAATGGGACGGCACTACCGTTCAGTGACAACGTTGTGCTTCCCAAGATCAAGAAGCTCCTTTCAACGGGCGGGAAGCGCTCGTGAGATGGGCCTTTGGGGACCCTGCCCGCTTTCTCTGCTGTCCACAGAGTGGTCTGATAagggcgcacgcacacttgCTAACGCCCGGTGTCGCGAGTGCTTCCCTGCTTTCGTATTTCTCTAGTGTATATACCAACCCTTGACACTGTTtcgtctcctcccccttcgtCTCTGAGTACCGAGCGAAGCATCAGCTCTCGCAGGTGTCACCTGAGGTGTGGCCGCAGCGCTCTCCACCTCATGCCGGGTCTCACACATCCTCCGCGCTCCCTTTTTTCCTCCTCACATTTCCCCCGCTTCCCTGCTTTCCTCCGTCTCTTCCCAGCGTCGCCATTCGATTCTTCTTTGTGTACGTTTCCATTGGTTGTTttccctccgcctccccctttttgtttcttcGTCTCGGCCTCGTTGCTCCCTTCTCGCTGTTGTTGTGCGTGCTCTCTGACCAGGCAGTGCCTTCGATATGCAGGGATTACTGTCATCTCACCTTCTCCCTGCATAGATGCGCACATGTGTATACAAAGGCGGAAGAtgaaaaacgaaaaagaacgCAGCAAGTACTCGTGACCTGTGAGGCGTGTCTCACTGGCATcttgtgctctctctctcttttggttgtgtgtatgtatggCTGTGGAAAAGGGCACATTGGCACAGGTGTTTTTGTTGGTGCCTCCCCGCTGCACTCTAgttttcctctctccccctcctctccatcccacctccctttccctctctgccactcccctcacccccccccacccccacgcCCCTTCGTAATGTAGtctcttcttttcgtttttttttcttcggaACACGTTATTGGgctttttctctttttccgCATCTTCTCCCTACCTTGTTCCTACTCACGTTTCTGTTTTGCTTTTTGTCTGTCGGCctgtctcccccctcccctttccccccccttctcacTCGACTGCGTGCGTCAGCGCTTCTCCTTCGTCCGCTTCGCGAGGCGATGGGGTGGGGAGGTagggaggaaggggcgtTTGAAGAacacgaaacacacacacgcacacaccacacacacacacacacacacacacacacattcacaGAGTCACAGCACAGAACAAGAAAAGAAACACGAAAACAGCACTGCACTTCTTCCCCTCTTTTTACTCGGCTGTTTTGCGCCCCTCTCTTGTTTACGGTCATGGGGCTtgttctcctccccctctcgtctgcgtgtgcgtgtgcgcgcccgTTCTTGTTCTCTTTCCGTTCCCTGTTTCGCTTCGAAGTGCGCTATATCCTTCGTGGTTGCTTATTTGCTTTGACGTTTCAAAGTCATCGACGTCAACGCGGTACCGGGACCCTCGTCCCACGCTGCCCTTTCCTTTCGGGGCAGAGGGAACTCTCTTCTGATAGCGCTTCTCCATGTacatgaaaaaaaaaacagaacaaaacaaaacagcagATGTGAGGGCGAAGTAGTCAACGTGAACATGCAGAAGCGAtagacgacgacgaagcaacgcacacgcgtggaGACGGAGATGCAAGAAAACGCACAATCAGTGCGCGCTGTCATGCAT
Proteins encoded in this window:
- a CDS encoding hypothetical protein (previous protein_id=AAZ14462.1), whose translation is MTLHSPAGTPARARKPPEAFATSLLNLEVKVLTQALGAENQWAEQGDGRVVFSDFTIRVIAAGVGKDETQRERKTAELTSSGAADAATASGNDGVGAAPRKSVATSDASALSNTVSEFEEDDTADELIILEDTISNDTPFVGENCCIVWNSFEKQLSLCLMYASEEGYSASWSALVALQDKSYPPFRFDLLERCRPVSERTALAPGDSTSSLTPSTAATDKTEDVVLPYSYFIHTKYDPPLGFIEHHALSLSIIEHRHATNPALYADKETVLKMLNMANADLLDYLISEDTFPLLLSGLQCTAAPRSWSVPEPLRLLHIPEEVITFIRKDRWIGFLQNTVLPSCGAADSVAELIAKYATMSRRVRNDIVCALLTCDSMFSEACEALRVLPQVTPAMASGGSSARNRGLSVEASLSVTSLSSEGRCSMSGVGNGAPSPSSTPPAVDTVPPAQKAELQVLAHLRFFRELVTLSIAELGREMVGPIVGKIYQSGVLEPLSLVAERFAMPNGTAAAFVKHIMDGSGGALNGARRNGGGGSASNSNSAAAGGTSSTANCYSLAVEQELAAVLDVTLVRLNERQEEQLMNEHVRSPILADPVKYNGIVTFMLRQLIVGGPIGAAFATSGTGTNATRSSLSIFPPPKRILRDSMSSTNPFALFHVLGLHDDEGSAASERKLDSESTGIRNRFHNFIITKYIAHATRGVMTPVPLPPSLGGVVGSTRNIPIVQFNNANASQNGGARPVHQDGNGSDTASATVGAPNTCPAAGGGGSGAASPVLPLPQGITPALIRVLEYMVNLTNNANRELILKTVFHYKSHIWHFIEGVCDTLCGENGAGARCQIGLDVLCGCVRFLKVVVTQMTVITAEVDENPLSSYASSREPLSPQLVTTICRQLTVERDTFGYFLKAYNELGGRRRDSVFHSSLLSVLDIIGKCSVHEPEDSTTNNLRDVRDYLFFKHFTRLPEVFACRYREALLSEVTVRLGQEATHSPNDSVSVLSSTAGSELTRCSSKLRFVDEVDAVSGGVDGTVVPSSVVSPAIMVSMANAEEKQRRRHGRSSMEQWNATANIAMGSPLQVRSVASLGLADDHGTRASPSSSPPSRKSSPLTISITRPGSGSNSSSGSAGSSRTPAGDLLKVNAAQHNGSSVNGDGPLAQASPPSTVVPTTRKADTVLRPTAPKEEKPPARPRNFASVLENPSRTNAAASGEQGRKSRSMPNATAKHAPPSPEEVLLSRTGQSSVPQSVEHANGTALPFSDNVVLPKIKKLLSTGGKRS